From the Hevea brasiliensis isolate MT/VB/25A 57/8 chromosome 13, ASM3005281v1, whole genome shotgun sequence genome, the window AAATATTGGGgtttccttgatatatatatataatttcagttcggtttgatttttcaaTCTAGACTGAAATATGCTCACCCCTAATATCAACTATTTAACAAATAAAATAAGTTGGGCaagttattcattacaatatcgatGATAAAATGGCCAGTTTAGCTCAAATCATTATTAACGGATAGTTCTCAATTAACCCATTATATGTTGTATTGTTAAAAAAAAGTTTTCTAATTTTATGAAGCATTTAATTATATCCTAAATTATTTGCCTAAAATTAGTACGGACATGAATCCTATTTTATATTCTCATCACAATCACATAACTCAATAGACAGCACAGCACAAAATCATTCTCCAATGGCCAAAGCAACAACGCTTTTGGCCATTCTTCTTGTTCTTGTGTTTAACCTTTCTGGTTTCTCTTCTTTGACATTGGCTGCAAGAGATGATTCAGTCTATGAATCTTTCCTCCAATGCCTGAAAAGCAAAACAAACCCACAAGACCAAATCTCAGACATAGTCTATTCCCAAACCAATTTATCGTACACTTCAGTTCTTCGAGCCTACATTCGAAATGCTCGACTGAATACCTCCACAACCCCTAAACCACTAATCATTATAACCCCTAAACAGATTTCCCATGTCCAGGCTGCTGTTATCTGCACCAAAAAGGTTGATTACCAACTCAAAATCCGCAGCGGTGGCCATGACTATGAAGGgatttcttacatttctaacgtTCCCTTTTTCGTTCTTGATATGTTTAATCTTCGATCCATGGAAGTAGATGTTAAAAATGAAACTGCTTGGGTTCAGAGTGGTGCTACTCTTGGTGAACTTTATTATAAAATCAGGAAGAAGAGCAAAGTTCATGGTTTCCCTGCTGGGGTTTGTTTTACAATTGGCGTTGGTGGGCATTTTAGTGGGGGTGGATATGGCAACATGTTGAGGAAGTATGGTTTGGCAGTGGATAACGTCCTTGATGTTCAAATGGTTGATGCTAATGGCAAGCTTTTGGATAGAAAAACAATGGGTGAGGGTCTTTTTTGGGCAATTCGAGGAGGTGGGGGTGGAAGTTTTGGTGTCATAATCTCTTACAAAATCAGGCTTGTTTCTGTTCCCGAGACTGTTACTGTTTTCAGAGTTGAAAGAACTCTTGAAGAAAATGCTACTGATTTTGTTTTCAAGTGGCAACTTGTTGCTCCGAAAACAGATAATGGTCTCTTCATGAGGATGCTATTGCAGCCTTCGACCTCCAAGACAAACAAAACTCAGAAAACCATTAGAGCATCGATTGTGGCTTTGTATTTGGGAAACGCTGATACTCTTGTGTCCTTATTGGCCAAGGAATTCCCTGAAATGGAGTTGAAGAAAGATAATTGCAATGAGACGAGTTGGATTCAATCTGTCATCTGGTGGGCAAATTATGATATTGGAACATCGCCTGAGGTTCTGCTTGATAGAGATATTGACTCTGCCAAAttcctgaagagaaaatcagattatgTCCAGACTCCAATACCTAAAGACAAGTTGAATGGGATTTGGCAGTTGATGATTGAATTGGGAAAAACAGGATTAGTTTTCAATCCATACGGTGGAAGAATGAGTGAAATTCCTGCAACTAAAACTCCCTTTCCACATCGAGCAGGGAACTTGTTCAAGATCCAATATTCAGTGACTTGGGATGAAGCAGGAAGCACAGCAGAGAACGAGTACTTGTCTCAGCCAAGGAAGCTGTACAGATATATGACTCCATTTGTGTCCAAAAATCCAAGGGGTGCATTTTTTCCCTACAGGGATCTTGATATTGGTGTGATGAAAGCTGGTAAAAACAGCTATGAGGAGggtagtgtctatggaaagaaaTACTTTAATGGCAACTTTGATAGATTGGTAAAAGTGAAGACAGCAGTTGATCCAGACAATTTCTTCAGGAATGAACAGAGCATCCCTACTCTTCCAACCAAGGCATAGAAGATTTTAGTAGTGATTTTGTACTAGCAACAACTGATTATGTTTTGCTTTGTAATACAAGTCAATAAGTAATCTGTGATATATACCTTATTGAATCTGTGATATATACCTTATTGATCGTACAACACATgattaattctttttatatttattttattaatctaGCACAATATTAGGCCTTAATTATCTTTCATTACCTTTCTCTTTTATTTAACCTAACTCCTACAGTGGGACGATGTTTTCCTCACATCCACGTAATAACAGAACTTGTTATCTTTACAAAGGAGAGCACAGGGGCAGAAACTAATTAGATATTACCATTTATAGGCTATGTGAGatgattttatgatttttttcttATCTAAATCTGgtctattatatattaaaaatattagatatataataaaatttagttattaaatacataaattttttatatttatcttaAATTCATAGTAAACTGAATCTAGTAAAAAATTttcctaattttattttatagatGTTTTTGTTACACAGACACATCCACTTTTCCTTCCACTTGCTATTAGAATAGCAAAATATATAATAAGAGATAAATACATATGTAATTTCAGtttgtataattttttaaaaaatattatttgtaattttaattttgtgAAGTCCACTTATATATAagtatttattttcttattagtTTGTCTTATACAAAATCATGGATTTaagatgtaatttttttttttttttgtgatttgtGGGTGTGAGAAATTATTCAATGTTCATGAAGCACATAATATTTATCTCGCAATGCAtgaaactaaaatttttaatgtaaagaataattaaaattttattttttttataaacaacACTTTTCTACAGTGTTTGGAAATCTATATGTATATATGAAAGCTAAAACTTAAGAAATGATTTATAAAATTGTGTCATgagaatacttaaaaaaaaaaaacaccacgTGGCatacaaaaatattaaattttaactaataataaaaataatctataatatatatatattactattaaaaaatttatttattaagacTTGAAATCAAATTTATTATTCACTTTTCTTCATACCTGGCATAGGATTATTAAAATCTCTATCTTTTTCACTTATCTAAAtttcaataagaaaaaaaaaatctcaaaaaaagtaaaagaaaaaaaaaatgatcacAAATTAGGAAatgattattatattttaattttttatgattatttttaaatattagcaTGATATTTAAGAGAATATCTTTAAGTGTGCTTATTATTATAtttgctatcatgtatatttttttaattatacacagaattttttaattgtaattacattgtaaaaatattatattgttacAATCTTATAAAAGaatatttaaagaaaaataattaataatcatttaaaaaataaaaatttaatttaatgttaataagcatgtaattatttaaaattttaatataaatttaaattgtatttaatataattaattaaaaattttattatgaataaaattttataatataattagaaaataaatattaaaatatattattaaaataaaataataaataatttgcacACCAAAAGActaatctattattattattattattgtattttatatatatatatatatatatatatatatatatatatatatatatatataacagatAGATATCTTTATTGTGTTGTTACtgacattttaataaaaaaactTGCCATGTGAATATTTTTCCTCTTAATTTTGCCACGTGTCACTAACATATAatgattattatattttataattataataattattatattttttgttaaatatttaattttatttttatttaatttataaaatatgaaataattaataataaatttaaaatattattttattttatatattaaaattaaaaatatataaattaaaattatttcatatattaaaatttttatttgtcaCATGCAACAGGATGGGAAATTccctatttttaaattaattaatttaattaaattaaattgtctctattttttattaattaattatttaattactttaaattataattaagttattaatttcttaattttgtaTATATAAATTACAAATTATTAATATGCAATAATAAATAGCCTTATTGTTAGGAAacttataatatattaacatatatttattCCATATACCTATAATTTTGTTAGTACATGcatataattttgtttttatttcttcttttacactatttttatgtttttcttattattaatattattttatagaataatattaatatttctaAATAAAGAACATTTAAATATACTATATTTCTTCAATATATTATGATGTTATAAATAATATGATATTTTAAATCTATATTAAGTATTTTTATATGTCGATATTTTTTAAAACTGACACGTTTAAAATAAAGCATGTAAGTATTTTCAAAGAACTGATAAATGGCGCATTCTAAAGACAACTTAACttactaaataataataataataataataataataaattacaatTAATGTAAAATGTGGCCATTCATTTCATAGGGGAAGCGACATTGGCAGTAAATTCCATGAATGCCCATGATAATGTTTAAATGAGTAACGTTTTCTTAAGTAAAATAATTTAAGATGaaattgaattttgaattgaatgattgCACCATTTTGCCCTTAAAAAGTCTACTTTTCCTCTCATTTGTTTACCAATAAACTTTCTTCTTTCATATAAGTGCttttaaatagtttttttttttttttttaattgtttcaaCTTAAAATTTTATCTGCATCGATAttgatttattataatattaaggaGAATTCGTTAAATTCTGTAGGATAATAGCTTTTATTAGATTAGCTTTAAGAAGAGTATCAGCACGTCTTATACTAATAGTTTATTAtctcattttattatattattctatcacaattttaaagataattaatatactaatttatcattttttttattaaaataataattctttTTATATCATTATTATTGCTtgctgatgtggcccaaccgcaagtgcatgagtcgttcaagtagtatagaaaaagatatcgttccacgaggagttgtgttaatgattgaatttttgatataaaataacgtatgttaaaattgtattttaatcagattttataaaataaatttaggaatttgaagcataaggtatgaaaatgcaaaactaaattcaaacaatgattaatttaataattcacaaaataaagaaattgataatattaataatgaaaattaataaaatgagattaaactaaacactcaaaagtaaaattccaagcaataattgataaaagaTGATTCTGGAGTTAaaggttcatatttaagtcatttttggattttccctagctagcccaatccatgaaatttataggtttaaaggagattaattctaaaatcctttgaaaactctttcgagtgagacaaagagtgccttaattaacttaatcccactttcgtggagttaaaattaaccaagacccattaggttctttaatcaatctattaaaaccctctaaacccttagtctatttctagatctaagttaattaagtccaatttcttgattaactatcacttggtcttctcctttcggtgcttcaaccaaggattaagaacataacttaatggggcccttcattaagcatgtgaataagcacacaagaaatggattaaacctcataaatttcattaaattgggactaacccagttcaaatccacaaaagtaactaaaatattacattccttactccagaatcaaagaaaactactcacaatccatgtttaacacaagaaattctaagtaaaagaggaaatagatcatgaaaataaactaaaattaaagaaacccaatacaagaaatgtaagaaatatgcaagaaaggaaagaaaactccaaatctggttggaaatggtgtgggtgacatttttgactcttcagctgctaccctttttctttcccttttctcctctccctttctaaaatgggataagggtctatttataactttttctgATAAGAAGCCCTAAAATGAtgtgtttgaggtgtgattttctgagggaatcatcagccagctcattatgaagtctttgtgggactgcataagcttatgcactcccttatgcagttttcggctggtttctggctctCTGTGCGAAACTTCATGAGCGAGGtgcaagactgcataagttatgcaggatTCCGTTAGCttgcataagggaggcacgaatctgcataagttatgcggcaacttatgcagatttcgatAGGTGTTTGGGACATTGTTTCTTCTcattatgcagaactgcacaacttattcagcaagttatgcgcaatttggccaatgcatacttcaactttgaaacttgtttttgacatctttggctgtggaaatcactcctcaaaagtaaaatttctttttagtccctcaaaaacaccattttacctacaaaataaagtaaaattacaaattaatccaaaaattggcaataatgaaaaactatctaaataactaatgaaattagctaaaagtaactaataatcaaataaaatgactatgaaattaaatctaaatgattatgcaaaatgtatttatcaaatacccccaaactcaagcttttgcttgtcctcaagcaaactttaaaatataatgcaatttttagggggtgccttatccaaagagctatgaaaatcacctattaaagtaacttaacacacctttagctataccaacaatccatatacccatccttcaaaatgcaaagaatctaatgcttatctaaGCTTTcgccgcttagccatcaagtcaattatcattcaaaattcccaaaccaaccaatcaaaagagagagtcatgctcaaaaagaattctagaacaatcaatagtcaaagtgtctttatatagaatgatggaatttaatgagtgaatgaataaatttccaatcccataggcaaaatCTCTACTCCTatttccactaatgtagcaagtactatcaagagatcaaaggtctttttgggatgtaatggggccatagggttcaaaatgaggctaaaaagaaaaaggtaaaaaggattcaaagcatgagaatattttcaatcttgaaaacataaggtacacttcttattttattattattttcttcttttttttttgtatatatatatatatatatatggaggagagaaatacacaataagaattgtcaagtgctagcatattttacaaaatacataaaaaaaatggagggacactttgatactttaaacttgtatcttgcattttctcttgatgattgtccctaaaaatgccacccccaaactcatttcctttaattactttgggtggatttcttttaatttgaatgacaatagtgaaaagcacatatactagcacttttacaagatgacaagcattttttCTCCCtttcattaatatatatatatttttttcttttttctcttttttttatatcagagtataaagtgtacctaatattcaattatcctcatgaaaagggttggagtgtttggttcattggctaggtagcaataagggttttaagaaaaattaggaataaaaaggctcaaaggggtttgcaagggttaattttaattaggaaaaaggccaaaagttt encodes:
- the LOC110643173 gene encoding berberine bridge enzyme-like 21; translated protein: MAKATTLLAILLVLVFNLSGFSSLTLAARDDSVYESFLQCLKSKTNPQDQISDIVYSQTNLSYTSVLRAYIRNARLNTSTTPKPLIIITPKQISHVQAAVICTKKVDYQLKIRSGGHDYEGISYISNVPFFVLDMFNLRSMEVDVKNETAWVQSGATLGELYYKIRKKSKVHGFPAGVCFTIGVGGHFSGGGYGNMLRKYGLAVDNVLDVQMVDANGKLLDRKTMGEGLFWAIRGGGGGSFGVIISYKIRLVSVPETVTVFRVERTLEENATDFVFKWQLVAPKTDNGLFMRMLLQPSTSKTNKTQKTIRASIVALYLGNADTLVSLLAKEFPEMELKKDNCNETSWIQSVIWWANYDIGTSPEVLLDRDIDSAKFLKRKSDYVQTPIPKDKLNGIWQLMIELGKTGLVFNPYGGRMSEIPATKTPFPHRAGNLFKIQYSVTWDEAGSTAENEYLSQPRKLYRYMTPFVSKNPRGAFFPYRDLDIGVMKAGKNSYEEGSVYGKKYFNGNFDRLVKVKTAVDPDNFFRNEQSIPTLPTKA